The proteins below are encoded in one region of Thioalkalivibrio sp. K90mix:
- a CDS encoding pirin family protein produces the protein MTPTPPDSVRTAHPTQDGAGVKIRRIHDFGGGLDPFLMLDELKASAKEDYVGGFPSHPHRGFETLTYLVHGGLTHEDSMGNQGRVEAGEAQWMSAGRGVIHSEMPLLDSDGLHGFQLWVNLPARRKMDPPRYRDVRADAMRHLPEDDGPLHFKAIAGSWQTSAGDTEGPLEQIGEGAAMADLSLPAGYRLSLAVQLDDRVLAYVYDGELTGLKTGQLGTWSGQTQIHLIAQQDARVLLFKGRPLAEPIAHYGPFVMNTPDEIEQAISDYQSGQLAAEPASID, from the coding sequence ATGACCCCCACACCGCCGGACAGCGTACGCACAGCCCACCCGACCCAGGACGGCGCGGGTGTGAAGATTCGCCGCATCCATGACTTTGGCGGCGGCCTGGACCCCTTCCTGATGCTCGACGAGCTGAAGGCCAGTGCGAAGGAGGACTACGTCGGCGGATTCCCGTCCCACCCGCATCGCGGCTTCGAGACGCTGACCTACCTCGTCCATGGCGGCCTGACCCACGAGGATTCAATGGGCAATCAGGGTCGCGTGGAGGCCGGCGAGGCCCAGTGGATGAGTGCGGGGCGCGGGGTCATCCACTCCGAGATGCCCCTGCTGGACTCAGACGGGCTGCACGGCTTCCAGCTCTGGGTGAACCTGCCGGCACGGCGCAAGATGGACCCGCCGCGCTACCGCGACGTGCGCGCCGACGCGATGCGCCACCTGCCGGAAGACGACGGCCCGCTGCACTTCAAGGCGATTGCCGGGTCCTGGCAGACCAGCGCCGGGGATACCGAAGGCCCACTGGAGCAGATCGGCGAAGGCGCGGCGATGGCGGATCTGAGCCTTCCGGCCGGCTACCGCCTGTCGCTGGCCGTCCAGCTGGATGACCGGGTGCTCGCCTATGTCTATGACGGCGAGCTCACCGGGCTGAAGACGGGCCAGCTAGGCACCTGGAGCGGACAGACGCAGATCCACCTGATCGCCCAGCAGGATGCGCGGGTGCTGCTGTTCAAGGGCCGCCCGCTGGCCGAACCGATCGCCCACTACGGCCCGTTCGTGATGAACACTCCCGACGAGATCGAGCAGGCGATCAGCGACTACCAGTCCGGCCAGCTCGCGGCCGAGCCGGCCAGTATCGACTGA
- the glpK gene encoding glycerol kinase GlpK, which yields MDGEYILALDQGTTSCRAILFDRDAAIIGVAQREFTQHYPEPGWVEHDAMEIWGTQIGAAREVLETRGIKPAQLAAIGITNQRETTVVWDRETGKPIHPAIVWQDRRTASFCDELKARGLEEMIRSRTGLVVDAYFSGTKLRWLLDHVDGARERAERGELLFGTMDTWLIWNLTRGERHVTDVSNASRTQLFNIHELDWDDTLLDALAIPRAMLPEVRASSEVLGHTGTEMFGASEIPIAGVAGDQHAALFGQTCFGRGMAKNTYGTGCFLLMNTGTKPVASHSGLLTTVAWSVDGQVEYALEGSIFIAGAAIQWLRDELKLIDSAEDSEYYASKVEDSDGVYVVPAFAGLGAPYWDMYARGAIFGLTRGTRKEHITRATLDSLAYQTKDVIDAMEQDSGIALKGLRVDGGAVANNVMMQFQADMLGVNVERPVVTESTALGAAYLAGLAVGFWTRDELEQKSQLDRVFEPQMDAATRDRYYRGWKKAVKRTMGWAREDDNEASD from the coding sequence ATGGACGGCGAGTACATCCTGGCCCTGGATCAGGGCACGACCAGTTGCCGGGCGATCCTGTTCGATCGTGATGCGGCGATCATCGGTGTCGCCCAGCGCGAGTTCACTCAGCACTACCCGGAGCCCGGTTGGGTCGAGCACGACGCGATGGAGATCTGGGGCACCCAGATCGGGGCCGCACGCGAGGTGCTGGAGACCCGCGGCATCAAGCCGGCCCAGCTCGCCGCCATCGGCATCACCAACCAGCGTGAGACCACCGTGGTCTGGGACCGCGAGACGGGCAAGCCGATCCACCCGGCAATCGTCTGGCAGGACCGGCGCACCGCCAGTTTCTGCGATGAACTGAAGGCGCGCGGGCTGGAGGAGATGATCCGCAGCCGCACGGGTCTGGTGGTGGATGCCTACTTTTCCGGGACCAAACTGCGCTGGCTGCTCGACCACGTGGACGGTGCGCGCGAGCGCGCGGAGCGCGGCGAGCTGCTGTTCGGCACCATGGACACCTGGCTGATCTGGAACCTCACCCGGGGTGAGCGGCATGTAACCGATGTCTCCAACGCCTCGCGCACGCAGCTGTTCAACATCCACGAACTGGACTGGGACGACACGCTGCTGGACGCGCTGGCAATCCCGCGGGCCATGCTCCCCGAAGTCCGTGCGTCCAGCGAGGTGCTGGGGCATACGGGGACGGAGATGTTCGGCGCCAGCGAGATCCCCATCGCCGGCGTGGCCGGCGACCAGCACGCCGCGCTCTTCGGGCAGACCTGTTTCGGGCGCGGGATGGCCAAGAACACCTATGGCACCGGCTGCTTTCTCCTGATGAACACCGGCACCAAGCCGGTCGCCTCGCACTCGGGGCTGCTCACGACCGTCGCCTGGAGCGTCGATGGCCAGGTCGAGTATGCGCTGGAGGGCTCCATCTTTATCGCCGGCGCCGCGATCCAGTGGCTGCGCGACGAGCTCAAGCTGATCGACTCGGCCGAGGACTCGGAGTACTACGCGAGCAAGGTGGAAGATTCCGACGGCGTTTATGTCGTCCCGGCATTCGCGGGGCTGGGGGCGCCGTACTGGGATATGTATGCCCGCGGGGCGATTTTCGGGCTGACGCGCGGTACGCGCAAGGAACACATCACCCGCGCCACGCTGGACTCGCTGGCCTACCAGACGAAGGACGTGATCGACGCGATGGAGCAGGACTCTGGCATCGCGCTGAAAGGGCTGCGCGTCGACGGCGGTGCGGTCGCCAACAACGTGATGATGCAGTTCCAGGCGGACATGCTCGGGGTCAATGTCGAGCGCCCGGTGGTTACGGAGTCCACCGCGCTGGGGGCCGCTTATCTGGCGGGACTGGCCGTGGGTTTCTGGACGCGCGACGAACTGGAGCAAAAGAGCCAGCTGGACCGCGTATTCGAACCGCAGATGGATGCGGCCACCCGCGATCGCTATTACCGAGGCTGGAAAAAGGCCGTAAAGCGCACGATGGGCTGGGCGCGCGAGGACGACAACGAGGCGAGCGACTAG
- a CDS encoding VOC family protein translates to MTAAQTHSVLGLDHVSVVIADLEVSARFYGEILGLRRVERPDLGFPGLWYDLGGGQTLHLLCVPNPDATERGVRGGRDRHLALRVHGLEPLLQRLENAGHSAERSQSGRPAAFVRDPDGNTVELIEAG, encoded by the coding sequence ATGACGGCGGCTCAGACGCACAGCGTACTGGGTCTGGATCACGTCAGTGTCGTGATCGCCGATCTGGAAGTGTCCGCGCGGTTCTACGGCGAGATTCTGGGCTTGCGACGGGTGGAGCGCCCGGATCTCGGCTTTCCGGGGCTCTGGTATGACCTGGGCGGCGGCCAGACGCTGCATCTGCTCTGCGTGCCCAATCCGGATGCCACCGAACGCGGTGTACGCGGTGGCCGAGACCGCCACCTGGCCCTGCGTGTGCACGGTCTGGAACCTTTGCTGCAACGCCTGGAGAACGCCGGGCATTCGGCCGAGCGCAGCCAGTCCGGGCGGCCTGCCGCGTTCGTCCGCGACCCGGACGGCAACACCGTCGAACTGATCGAGGCGGGCTGA
- the ispF gene encoding 2-C-methyl-D-erythritol 2,4-cyclodiphosphate synthase — translation MSGMRVGQGFDVHAFGPGDHLVLGGVRIPFDHGFVAHSDGDVLLHAVCDALFGAAGLGDIGRHFPDTDERFRGANSRELLREALRRVQEAGWRPVNMDATVIAQAPKMAPHVAKMEENIGADLGLAAGCVNVKATTTERLGFTGRGEGVAAQAVVLLEPSSGLMHV, via the coding sequence ATGAGCGGCATGCGCGTGGGGCAGGGTTTCGATGTACATGCCTTCGGGCCTGGCGATCATCTGGTCCTGGGCGGCGTGCGTATCCCGTTCGATCACGGCTTTGTCGCGCATTCCGATGGCGACGTCCTGCTGCACGCGGTTTGCGATGCCCTGTTCGGGGCCGCGGGGCTGGGGGATATCGGTCGTCACTTTCCCGATACCGACGAGCGCTTTCGCGGGGCGAACAGCCGCGAGCTGCTGCGCGAGGCCCTGCGCCGGGTCCAGGAGGCCGGCTGGCGCCCAGTCAACATGGATGCGACGGTAATCGCACAGGCGCCGAAAATGGCCCCGCATGTCGCAAAGATGGAGGAGAACATTGGCGCGGACTTGGGGCTTGCGGCCGGTTGCGTGAACGTCAAGGCGACGACCACCGAGCGCCTGGGCTTTACCGGGCGCGGCGAGGGCGTTGCGGCACAGGCGGTGGTGCTGCTGGAGCCTTCTTCGGGGCTGATGCACGTATGA
- the ispD gene encoding 2-C-methyl-D-erythritol 4-phosphate cytidylyltransferase, whose amino-acid sequence MADPDVNNPSAEPAYWALIPAAGVGRRMGSDRPKQFLTLGSRTILSHTLSIFLEHPRIRGVVLVLGPDVDPDALDLPTAGGRLFRVAGGDERADSVQNGLDFLQDRASPDDWVLVHDAARPCLPRADLDSLLNALRDDPVGGLLATPSTDTVKWSDEEGRVERTLERERVWRALTPQMFRLGMLREANRAAREAGHPVTDEASAIEWHGARPRLIEGSMMNIKITRAEDLELAQLYLMQQRRLDGGFRP is encoded by the coding sequence ATGGCTGATCCCGACGTGAACAACCCCTCCGCGGAACCCGCCTACTGGGCCCTGATTCCGGCGGCCGGCGTGGGCAGGCGCATGGGCTCGGACCGACCCAAGCAGTTCCTCACGCTGGGCTCGCGCACCATCCTCTCGCATACCCTGTCGATCTTTCTGGAACACCCCCGCATCCGCGGTGTGGTCCTGGTGCTGGGGCCGGATGTGGACCCGGACGCGCTGGATCTTCCGACGGCGGGCGGGCGCCTGTTTCGGGTAGCCGGTGGTGACGAGCGGGCCGATTCGGTCCAGAACGGCCTCGATTTTCTCCAGGATCGGGCTTCTCCCGACGACTGGGTGCTGGTGCACGACGCGGCACGCCCCTGTCTGCCACGCGCCGACCTGGACTCTCTTCTGAACGCGTTGCGGGACGATCCGGTGGGCGGGCTGCTGGCCACGCCCAGCACGGATACGGTCAAGTGGAGTGACGAGGAAGGGCGCGTCGAGCGGACCCTGGAACGCGAACGCGTCTGGCGCGCGCTGACCCCGCAGATGTTCCGCCTGGGCATGCTGCGGGAGGCCAATCGGGCCGCGCGCGAGGCCGGCCATCCGGTGACCGACGAGGCCAGCGCGATCGAATGGCATGGCGCCCGTCCGCGGCTGATCGAGGGCTCGATGATGAACATCAAGATCACCCGCGCCGAGGATCTGGAGCTGGCCCAGCTGTACCTGATGCAGCAGAGACGTCTGGACGGGGGTTTCCGGCCATGA
- the ftsB gene encoding cell division protein FtsB: protein MRGLLIGLAVVLLLLQWPLWLGEGSWRDVRDLREQVEEQRAANAELEQRNQALEAEVLDLRTGTDAVEERARRDLGMIREDEVFFFVVGEDDDRRPVPEPLPDPARDVSPGPAEIPDREREPATDTLPPEDPFDG from the coding sequence ATGCGCGGGTTGCTGATCGGTCTAGCCGTGGTGCTGCTGTTGTTGCAGTGGCCACTGTGGCTGGGAGAGGGCAGCTGGCGCGATGTGCGCGACCTGCGCGAGCAGGTCGAGGAGCAGCGTGCGGCCAACGCCGAGCTGGAACAGCGCAATCAGGCGCTGGAGGCCGAGGTACTGGACCTGCGTACGGGTACCGATGCGGTGGAAGAACGCGCACGGCGCGACCTGGGCATGATCCGCGAAGACGAGGTCTTTTTCTTTGTGGTCGGCGAGGACGACGACCGGCGGCCGGTGCCGGAGCCGCTGCCGGATCCGGCGCGGGACGTGTCCCCGGGTCCCGCCGAGATCCCGGACCGCGAGCGCGAGCCGGCCACCGATACGCTGCCACCCGAGGATCCGTTTGATGGCTGA
- the eno gene encoding phosphopyruvate hydratase codes for MSQIAEIHAREIIDSRGNPTVEADVVLDSGAMGRAAVPSGASTGAREALELRDDEPRYGGKGVQKAVGHVNGEIRDALRGMELDQTAVDRRMLELDGTENKSRLGANALLAVSMAAAHAQAADREQPLFEAMGGEQATLLPVPMMNIINGGAHADNSVDMQEFMILPVGADSVREAVRYGAEVFHALKKVLGQRNLATGVGDEGGFAPDLPSNSAAIEVILEAIHKAGFKAGQDIWLGLDCASSEFYRDGRYHLDSEGKAFSADEFCDYLAHWVDQYPILTIEDGMAEDDWDGWKTLTERMSDRVQLVGDDLFVTNTQILQEGIDKGVGNSILIKLNQIGTVTETLEAIELARQAKYTAVISHRSGETEDVTIADLAVATGVGQIKTGSLSRSDRVAKYNQLIRIEEHLGSRARYPGMDAFNVRR; via the coding sequence ATGTCCCAGATTGCGGAGATTCACGCCCGCGAGATCATCGACTCGCGGGGCAACCCGACGGTCGAGGCCGACGTTGTCCTGGATTCCGGCGCGATGGGTCGCGCCGCCGTGCCCTCGGGGGCCTCGACAGGGGCCCGCGAGGCGCTGGAGCTGCGCGACGACGAGCCGCGCTATGGCGGCAAGGGTGTGCAGAAGGCCGTGGGCCATGTAAATGGCGAGATCCGCGATGCCTTGCGCGGCATGGAGCTGGACCAGACCGCGGTGGACCGCCGCATGCTCGAGCTGGACGGCACCGAGAACAAGTCGCGCCTGGGCGCCAATGCGCTGCTGGCGGTGTCGATGGCGGCCGCACATGCACAGGCGGCGGACCGCGAGCAGCCGCTGTTCGAGGCGATGGGCGGCGAGCAGGCGACTCTGCTACCCGTGCCGATGATGAACATCATCAACGGCGGTGCCCATGCCGACAACAGTGTCGACATGCAGGAGTTCATGATCCTGCCGGTGGGTGCGGATTCGGTGCGCGAGGCCGTGCGCTACGGCGCCGAGGTGTTCCATGCCCTGAAGAAGGTGCTGGGGCAGCGCAATCTGGCGACGGGCGTGGGGGACGAGGGCGGCTTCGCCCCGGACCTGCCGTCCAACTCGGCCGCAATCGAGGTGATCCTCGAGGCCATCCACAAGGCGGGCTTCAAGGCCGGGCAGGACATCTGGCTGGGCCTGGACTGCGCCAGCTCCGAGTTCTACCGCGACGGTCGTTATCACCTCGACTCCGAAGGCAAGGCCTTCTCTGCTGACGAGTTCTGCGACTACCTCGCCCACTGGGTCGACCAGTACCCGATCCTGACCATCGAGGACGGTATGGCCGAGGATGACTGGGACGGATGGAAGACCCTCACCGAGCGAATGAGTGATCGCGTGCAGCTGGTGGGCGACGACCTGTTCGTGACCAACACGCAGATCCTGCAGGAAGGGATCGACAAGGGTGTGGGCAACTCGATCCTGATCAAGCTGAACCAGATCGGCACCGTGACCGAGACCCTGGAGGCCATCGAGCTGGCGCGCCAGGCGAAGTACACGGCGGTGATCTCCCATCGCTCCGGCGAAACCGAGGACGTGACCATCGCCGATCTGGCCGTGGCCACCGGGGTGGGCCAGATCAAGACCGGGTCGCTCTCGCGCTCGGATCGCGTGGCCAAGTACAACCAGCTGATCCGGATCGAGGAGCATCTGGGGTCCCGGGCGCGTTATCCCGGCATGGATGCGTTCAACGTCCGCAGATAG
- the kdsA gene encoding 3-deoxy-8-phosphooctulonate synthase — MQLCGFEVGLDRPFFLIAGPCVIESEAMALETAGALTAITDELGIPFIYKSSFDKANRSSTKSFRGPGMEEGLRILEQVKQQLGVPVLTDVHEDTPLDEVASVVDVLQTPAFLCRQTNFIQNVARQGRPVNIKKGQFLAPWDMGNVVDKAREAGNEQIMVCERGVSFGYNTLISDMRGLAQMRQTGCPVVFDATHSVQQPGGQGATSGGQREYVPVLARAAVASGVSGLFMETHPDPERALSDGPNAWPLPRMAELLTTLKALDAAAKAQPFAEAEYGLG, encoded by the coding sequence ATGCAGCTTTGCGGTTTTGAAGTTGGCCTCGATCGGCCCTTTTTTCTGATTGCCGGTCCGTGCGTGATCGAATCCGAGGCGATGGCCCTGGAGACGGCGGGTGCGCTCACGGCGATCACCGATGAGTTGGGTATCCCGTTTATCTACAAGTCATCGTTCGACAAGGCCAACCGCTCGTCGACGAAGAGCTTTCGTGGCCCGGGCATGGAAGAGGGCCTGCGCATCCTGGAACAGGTGAAGCAGCAGCTGGGAGTCCCGGTGCTGACCGATGTCCACGAGGATACCCCGCTGGACGAGGTCGCGTCGGTGGTCGATGTGCTGCAAACGCCGGCGTTCCTGTGCCGGCAGACCAATTTCATCCAGAACGTCGCGCGCCAGGGGCGCCCGGTGAACATCAAGAAGGGCCAGTTCCTGGCGCCCTGGGATATGGGCAATGTCGTGGACAAGGCGCGCGAGGCCGGCAACGAGCAGATCATGGTCTGCGAACGCGGCGTCTCCTTCGGCTACAACACACTCATCTCGGACATGCGGGGTCTTGCCCAGATGCGCCAGACCGGTTGCCCGGTGGTGTTCGACGCCACCCATTCAGTCCAGCAGCCGGGCGGGCAGGGTGCGACGTCCGGTGGGCAGCGCGAATATGTCCCCGTACTGGCGCGGGCGGCCGTCGCCTCCGGGGTGTCGGGTCTGTTCATGGAGACCCACCCGGATCCGGAGCGCGCACTCTCGGATGGACCCAATGCCTGGCCCCTGCCACGCATGGCGGAGCTGCTGACCACGCTCAAGGCGCTGGATGCCGCCGCCAAGGCGCAGCCGTTTGCCGAGGCCGAGTACGGGCTGGGTTGA
- a CDS encoding CTP synthase: MTRYVFITGGVVSSLGKGIASASLGAILEARGLKVTLLKLDPYINVDPGTMSPFQHGEVFVTDDGAETDLDLGHYERFVRIRTSRRNNFTTGQIYENVIRKERRGDYLGGTVQVIPHITDEIKRSIREGAGDADIALIEIGGTVGDIESLPFLEAIRQMGVELGHENALFMHLTLVPFIAAAGEIKTKPTQHSVKELRSIGIQPDILLCRSTQAIPEGERRKIALFTNVEEKAVISAVDVDNIYKIPLWLHSQKLDEIVLRKLHIEAPQADLSDWKHVVNAMEFPESEVTVGMIGKYVDLTESYKSVNEALTHAGVQVGTRVRIRYLDSEKLEGADAEIQGEMEGLDAILVPGGFGERGVEGKIAAVRYAREHGVPYLGICLGMQVAVIEFARDQAGLEGAHSTEFAPDTPHPVIALITEWQDREGRIERRDAESDLGGTMRLGAQSARLAQGSRIAEAYGREEVSERHRHRFEFNNAYRERLEAAGLRISGVSESGELVEAVELADHPWFIGCQFHPEFTSTPRDGHPLFTGFIRAARTYQDEREPETTTALTD; the protein is encoded by the coding sequence ATGACGCGTTATGTATTCATTACCGGAGGCGTGGTTTCGTCTCTGGGCAAAGGCATTGCATCCGCCTCGCTGGGGGCCATCCTCGAGGCGCGCGGCCTCAAGGTGACGCTGCTCAAGCTCGACCCCTATATCAACGTCGATCCGGGCACCATGAGCCCGTTCCAGCACGGCGAGGTCTTCGTGACCGACGACGGTGCGGAGACGGACCTGGATCTGGGGCATTACGAACGCTTTGTGCGCATCCGCACCTCGCGGCGCAATAATTTCACCACCGGGCAGATCTACGAGAACGTGATCCGCAAGGAGCGCCGCGGCGACTACCTGGGCGGTACGGTGCAGGTGATCCCGCATATCACCGACGAGATCAAGCGCTCGATCCGCGAGGGCGCGGGCGATGCCGACATTGCGTTGATCGAGATCGGCGGTACGGTGGGCGATATCGAGTCCCTGCCGTTTCTCGAGGCGATCCGCCAGATGGGTGTGGAACTGGGGCACGAGAATGCCCTGTTCATGCACCTGACCCTGGTGCCGTTTATTGCCGCCGCCGGCGAGATCAAGACCAAGCCGACGCAGCACTCGGTCAAGGAACTGCGCTCGATCGGGATTCAGCCGGACATCCTGCTGTGCCGCTCGACCCAGGCGATCCCCGAGGGCGAGCGGCGCAAGATCGCGCTGTTCACCAACGTTGAGGAGAAGGCCGTCATCTCCGCGGTGGACGTGGACAACATCTACAAGATCCCGCTGTGGCTACATTCGCAGAAGCTCGACGAGATCGTGCTGCGCAAGCTGCATATCGAGGCCCCGCAGGCCGACCTGTCGGACTGGAAGCACGTGGTCAATGCTATGGAGTTCCCGGAATCCGAGGTGACCGTCGGTATGATCGGGAAGTACGTCGATCTGACCGAATCCTACAAGTCCGTGAACGAGGCGCTGACCCACGCCGGCGTGCAGGTTGGGACGCGCGTGCGCATTCGCTATCTCGATTCGGAGAAGCTCGAAGGGGCGGATGCCGAGATCCAGGGCGAGATGGAAGGCCTGGACGCGATCCTGGTGCCCGGTGGCTTCGGCGAGCGCGGAGTGGAAGGCAAGATCGCGGCCGTGCGTTACGCACGCGAACACGGCGTGCCCTACCTGGGTATTTGTCTCGGCATGCAGGTAGCGGTGATCGAGTTCGCTCGTGATCAGGCCGGGCTCGAAGGTGCGCACAGTACGGAGTTCGCCCCGGATACCCCGCACCCGGTGATTGCCCTGATTACCGAGTGGCAGGACCGTGAGGGCCGCATCGAAAGGCGCGATGCCGAAAGCGATCTCGGCGGCACGATGCGTCTGGGGGCGCAGTCCGCGCGACTGGCCCAGGGTTCGCGGATTGCGGAGGCCTATGGCCGCGAAGAGGTCAGCGAGCGCCATCGCCACCGCTTCGAGTTCAACAATGCCTATCGCGAACGGCTGGAGGCGGCCGGCCTGCGCATCTCTGGTGTCTCCGAGTCCGGCGAGCTCGTCGAGGCGGTCGAACTGGCGGACCACCCGTGGTTCATCGGCTGCCAGTTCCATCCGGAGTTCACCTCGACCCCGCGCGACGGGCATCCGCTGTTTACCGGTTTCATTCGCGCCGCGCGAACCTATCAGGACGAGCGCGAGCCGGAGACCACGACGGCGCTGACGGATTAG
- a CDS encoding PP2C family protein-serine/threonine phosphatase: MTESGPARSRSLVAKLALATLLVALALSLLASAYVIAADSRAFHAETLEQIDRLQRLVAPPAAEAAYQLNADQAESLVAGLQAFDEIHRAEILDDFGRTLAEVEREGGDTSWLGERLFGADRQHERELLHPDLRETNGAVGALRVELAPDVLAAALVERLRNSVITSVVQAVIVSLVVVLLFYGLMLRPMLRISHAVAGTDPDRPAQWPRPRMGHHANDELGALDRSLDRLLNAFQQGLDARDGARGELKALNEDLERRVVERTRELEAEKLETERALARVDEANRELERSNRLVVESIHYARRIQTAMLPDKHALDGHLDEVQVYWEPLHLVGGDYFWLEAIDGRSVLVAADCTGHGVPGAFITLVLASALDRILHEHRLLEPSAILREMDRLVRSRLRQDGQDSDSDDGLEAAVCVYDPDARTLTFAGVGLPLIIDRAGEVEEIRGVRGGLGYRSLEPAQPVDHVVSVEPGMEFFLITDGAHDHVGGEPPRLFGRRRLRHVLAEKSPRDLAAKIDSVVRVLEDYRGGEPRRDDMTLVAFRPLPPNAQSALRDAAVD, from the coding sequence ATGACGGAGTCCGGCCCGGCGCGCAGCCGCAGCCTGGTCGCGAAGCTGGCGCTCGCGACCCTGCTGGTGGCGCTGGCGCTCAGCCTGCTGGCGAGCGCTTACGTCATCGCGGCCGATTCGCGAGCCTTTCACGCCGAAACCCTGGAACAGATCGACCGGCTGCAACGGCTGGTGGCCCCTCCCGCGGCCGAGGCGGCCTACCAGTTGAATGCCGATCAGGCGGAATCGCTGGTGGCGGGCCTGCAGGCCTTTGACGAGATCCACCGCGCCGAGATCCTCGACGACTTCGGGCGCACCCTGGCCGAGGTGGAGCGCGAAGGTGGTGACACCTCCTGGCTTGGGGAGCGCCTGTTCGGGGCGGATCGCCAGCACGAGCGCGAGCTTCTCCACCCGGACCTGCGCGAGACCAATGGCGCAGTGGGGGCGCTGCGTGTGGAACTCGCCCCCGATGTGCTGGCTGCAGCTCTGGTCGAGCGGCTGCGCAACAGCGTGATCACCAGCGTGGTACAGGCGGTGATCGTCTCGCTGGTCGTCGTGCTGCTGTTCTACGGCCTGATGCTGCGCCCGATGCTGCGCATCTCCCACGCTGTGGCGGGTACCGATCCCGACCGCCCGGCCCAGTGGCCGCGCCCCCGCATGGGGCACCACGCGAATGACGAGCTGGGCGCCCTGGACCGCTCGCTTGATCGCCTCCTGAACGCGTTTCAACAGGGCCTCGACGCGCGGGATGGTGCACGGGGCGAGCTGAAGGCCCTGAACGAGGACCTGGAGCGGCGCGTGGTCGAGCGTACCCGCGAGCTGGAGGCCGAGAAGCTGGAGACGGAGCGCGCGCTCGCGCGGGTGGACGAGGCCAACCGCGAACTCGAGCGCAGTAACCGGCTCGTCGTGGAGAGCATCCACTATGCGCGGCGCATCCAGACCGCGATGCTGCCGGACAAACACGCCCTGGACGGCCATCTGGACGAGGTGCAGGTCTACTGGGAGCCGCTGCATCTGGTCGGGGGCGACTACTTCTGGCTGGAGGCCATCGACGGGCGCAGTGTACTGGTGGCGGCGGACTGCACCGGGCACGGTGTCCCCGGGGCGTTCATTACCCTGGTGCTGGCCTCGGCGCTGGATCGCATCCTGCATGAACACCGGCTCCTGGAGCCGTCGGCAATCCTGCGCGAGATGGATCGGCTGGTGCGCTCGCGCCTGCGCCAGGACGGTCAGGACTCGGATTCCGACGACGGACTGGAGGCGGCGGTCTGCGTCTATGACCCGGATGCCCGTACGCTGACCTTTGCCGGCGTGGGGTTGCCGCTGATCATCGACCGTGCGGGCGAGGTGGAAGAGATTCGCGGCGTGCGCGGCGGGCTGGGTTACCGCAGTCTGGAGCCTGCGCAGCCGGTGGACCACGTAGTGTCGGTGGAGCCGGGCATGGAGTTCTTCCTGATTACCGACGGCGCCCACGACCATGTGGGTGGCGAGCCGCCGCGGCTGTTCGGGCGCCGGCGGCTGCGCCATGTGCTGGCGGAGAAGTCCCCGCGTGACCTGGCCGCCAAGATCGATTCCGTGGTCCGCGTGCTGGAGGATTATCGCGGCGGCGAACCACGGCGTGACGATATGACGCTGGTCGCGTTCCGGCCCCTTCCGCCCAATGCGCAAAGTGCGCTTCGCGATGCCGCAGTTGATTGA